The Corynebacterium coyleae genome segment GCCTCGACCGCGCCTTCGTCCAGGCGCAGCACACCTTCCGCGTCTGCCGCGTAGAGCGCCCAGAACTTCCATGCCGACAGTTTCCGGCCTGGTCGTGTGTGGAACACGGTACCCACCTGGGCGTGGTCGAGCGCGGCGTCGATGTTCTCCGTTGCAGTGAGCAGCACCGGCACGCCGCCACGTGCAGCCAGGCGAGCCGCCGACACCTTCGCGGCCATGCCACCAGTGCCGAAGACGCCGCCGTCGCCGGCTTGGACGGCTTCGAGATCCTTGCCGGTTCGGACTTCGTCGATACGCACTGCCCCAGGCTCGGCCGGATTGCGGTCGTAGAGCGCATCCACGTCGGAGAGCAGCACCAGCGCGTCCGCAGCGATGAGCGTAGCGACGATCGCCGACAACCGGTCGTTATCACCAAAGCGCATCTCAGAGGTGGCAACCGTGTCGTTTTCGTTGACAATCGGCACCGCCCCCATCTGACGCAGCCGCTCCAGGGTGCGCTGCGCGTTGCGGGCCCGCTCACGCGAACCGGCATCGGACTGGGTGAGCAGCACCTGGCCGGTGGCGCGGCCGTAGCGCGCAAACGAGGCACCCCACACCTGCGCGAGGTGAATCTGGCCGACCGAGGCTGCGGCCTGCTTCGTCGCGAGGTCTCGCGGGCGCGTCTTCAACCCGAGCGGGACCATGCCGGCGGCGATCGCACCGGAGGACACGACAACCACGTCGGTACCGCGGGCGATGCGTGCTTCGATGGCGTCGACGATGCGGTCGATTTTTGCTGGGGATACCTGCCCGGTGTCGTCGACAAGCGAACTGGTGCCCAGCTTCACCACAATGCGACGTGCGGACGCGATCTGGCTGCGAAGATCCGACATCCCTATCCCTGCCAGCGCTCGCGATCGGCCTCTTCGCCGGTGCCGTAGTCGTACTCGTCGATCAGGCCACGACGAGCCTGCGATGCACGCTTGCGCTCTGCCGAGGACACACGGTCGGTGCCACCAAGACGCGCGTCCTGGCCACGGCCGGCAAGGGTCGGGTCGCCACCGATCGATGGCTCCCAGTCGAAGGAGATCTCACCAATCGTGACCGTATCGCCCTCTTCCGCGCCGAGCTTGCGCAGCATTTCCTCCACGCCAGCTTTGTTCAGACGGTCAGAGAGGTAGCCGATGGCCTCGTCGTTTTCAAAGTCGGTCTGGCGGATCCAACGCTCAGCCTTCTCACCGGTAACCAGCCAACCCTCCGGGTACATCGGGTCGCGGGTGACCTCGATGCCGCCACGGTTGGAACGACCCACTGCGCGCGGACGGATCACCTCAGCCTCAGCGGTGCGCTCCGGCTTCGGGCGAGCCTTGCGGGCCTTCTTGACGATCTCCCACATCGCCCACTTCAGCTCATCAAGATCTTCGCGGGTGGCGGTGGAAATCATGTAGATCGGCCAGCCGAACTTCTCCTCGACGTCGTCCTTGAGGAACTCCGCGAGCTCCTTAGCCTCCGGCACGTCCATCTTGTTCAGCACCACAATGCGGGGACGCTCGCGCAGATCGCCCAGGCCGGTGTCCATATCCAACGCCTCGGCGTAGGTATCCAATTCGTGCTCCAGCGCCTCGATGTCAGAGATCGGGTCGCGCCCCGGCTCCATCGTGGCCACATCCACGATGTGGGCCAGCACGGCGGTGCGCTCGATGTGACGCAGGAAGTCCAGACCAAGCCCCTTGCCCTGGCTTGCCCCCGGGATCAGCCCGGGCACATCGGCGATGGTGAACGTGTCATGGCCAACGTTGACCACACCCAGGTTCGGCGCGAGCGTGGTGAAGGGGTAGTCCGCAATTTTCGGCTTTGCCGCGGAGAGCACTGCAATTAACGACGACTTACCCGCCGACGGGAAACCCACCAGGCCCACATCAGCCATGGACTTCAGTTCCAGGATCAGGTCCAGCGCTTGGCCCGGTTCACCCTTGAGCGCGAAGCCCGGTGCCTTGCGCTTGGCGGTAGCCAGCGCAGCATTGCCCAGCCCACCGAAACCGCCTTCTGCAGCGATGAAGCGGGTGCCAGGCACGGTGAGGTCTGCGAGCACCTCGCCCTCTTCGCTGCGCACAACGGTGCCGACCGGCACCTCGAGCACGAGGTCCTCGCCGCGCGCGCCGTTGCGCCAATCACCCGCGCCGTTGCCACCACGCTTCGCCTTCACATGCGGGCGGTATTGGAAATCCAGCAGGGTGTGGACCTGTGTGGAAACCTCAAGGATGATGTCGCCACCGTGGCCGCCGTTGCCACCGTCCGGACCGCCGAGGGGTTTGAACTTTTCGCGGTGGACGGACACACAGCCGTGGCCACCATCGCCGGCTTGGAGGTGCAGGGTGGCACGGTCAACGAATTGAGCCATGGTTGTTTTCCGCCTTTCTGTAACACGGACGATGATATGCAAAAAGCGCCGCAAGCCCGAATGCACGGGACCTGCGGCGCCGAAGCGTTACACGCGCTTACGCGGTTGCGGTGTTTTCCTCAACAACGCCTGCTGCCTCAGCCTGCTCGAGGACCTCGGAAGCAACACCCTGGCCGTCAGCCGGGATGATGTTGACGATGCGACGCTTGCGCTTGATGCCGAACTGCACGGAGCCGGAGGCCAGTGCGAACAGCGTGTCGTCGCCGCCACGGCCGACGTTGTCGCCCGGGTGGAACTTGGTGCCGCGCTGGCGGACAATGATCTCGCCGGCCTTGACCTGCTGGCCACCGAAGCGCTTCACGCCGAGGCGCTTCGACTCAGAGTCACGACCGTTCGAGGAGCTGGATGCACCCTTCTTGGTTGCCATAGTTCAATCTCTCCTAGTTGGTTACTTGATGCCAGTGATCTTGACGGTGGTCAGCGGCTGGCGGTGACCCTGACGGACCTTGTAGCCGGTCTTGTTCTTGTACTTCAGAATCTTGACCTTCTTGCCCTTGCCCTGCTCAACGATCTCCGCGGAGACCTTTGCCTTGGACAGAGCGTCGGCACCGGAGGTGACGTTTGCGCCATCAACGAGAAGGACCGGGGTGAGTTCGACCTTGTCGCCTGCTTCACCCTCAAGCTTCTCGACCTTGACGAGGTCGCCTTCGGCAACCTTGTACTGCTTGCCGCCGGTCTTGACGATCGCGTACATAGAGGGTTACCCCTTATCTCTACTCGCCCAACCTCGGCATGCAACGAGGTCGGAATGGAACAACTTAAGCGTTTTAGGGCCTAACGTGGCCAGCCGTGCCCGCATGCAAAGGCAACGAGGCGGCACGCCCCAAAACAGCGACTGCCAAAGACTACACCGCCCCTACGCGTTACTCCAAACCGCGCCCGCCACCACGTCGGGTAGCACGGCGGCGGCCACGTCGTGCAGCAGGCGCTTGTCGACGAGTCTCCTTCTTCACCGGCTTGTCCTCCGGATCCGCTGCGACGTGCTGACGCACCGGCGCAGAGGTTGCCGACTTGCGGACAACACGACGGCGACCACGACGGTTCGTCTTCGTCGTCACCTGCACGGTTGCCCCTGCTTCTGCGCTCCTCGATTTACGAGACGCACTGCGCTTCGGGGTCTTTTCTTCCTGCTGTACCTGCTGTTCCTGCTGCGCTTGCGACTCCTGCTCGAAGTCTTCCCGGCGCGGCCTGTGATCGGATCGGGAGTTGCCGCGCGTGCGACGCTTGCGGCGCGGCGAGGCCTCGAACTCCTCAACCGCTTCCTCGTACGTCTGGGTCGGCTTCTCTGGCTGCGCCGGCTTCTCGGACCGCTCGCCGCGCTCCGGGGTGGTGGCGCTGTCACGCTGCCCATCACGCTGCGGGGCGTCGGAGCGGCCGCGGCCACGGCTGCCGCCACGGCGCCCGCGACGGCGGGTCTGGCGCGGCTTCTCTTCGCCAGCCGACTCTTCAGTCGGCTCCTCAGCGGAGCCGTTTGCAGATTTGTCAGAGGAGAAGATGGAGTCGAGCAGTTCGTCCATGTGGTCGTCGTCAAGCGGCTGCTTCTGCTGCGGCTTGCGCTGAGACTGCTTCGACTCGCGCGACTTGCGAGCAGGGCGCTCGGGCTTCCTCTCCTCGGCCTCGACGGGGTCCTCAGTGAGCACAACACCGCGGCCGTCGCAGCACTCGCACGGCTTGGAGAACGTCTCCAACAGGCCGGTGCCCAGGCGTTTGCGAGTCAACTGCACCAGGCCCAGCGAGGTCACCTCAGAGACCTGGTGGCGGGTGCGGTCGCGGCCCAGCGCCTCGTTGAGACGGCGCAGCACGAGGTCCTGGTTTTCCGGCAGGATCATGTCGATGAAGTCGATGATGATCATGCCGCCGATGTCGCGCAGGCGAATCTGACGCACGATCTCCTCAGCCGCCTCGAGGTTGTTCGAGGTGACCGTCTCCTCCAGCGAGCCACCGGAGCCGGTGAACTTGCCGGTGTTGACGTCGATCACCGTCATCGCCTCAGTGCGGTCAATGACCAACGTACCGCCCGACGGCAGCCACACGGTGCGCGACAGTGCCTTGGAGATCTGTTCGTCGACGCGGTATTCCTCGAACGCATCCTTGCCGTCGTGTGCGTTGCGGTCGAACTTCTCCAACCGGTCCAGCAGATCCGGCGCAACCGACTGCACGTACGCGTGCACGGTGTTCCAGGGCTTCCGGCCATCCACGATCAGGGAGGTGAAGTCCTCATTGAACAGGTCGCGCACAACCTTGACCAGCAGGTTCGGCTCTTCGTAGAGGGTCACCGGCTTGGCACCCTTGGAGTTTTTCTCCTCCTCGGCACGTTTTTGGATCGAGGTCCACTGGTTGTGCAGACGGTTCACGTCCGCAGCAATCGCTTCCTCGCTGACGCCCTCTGCGGCGGTGCGGATGATGGCACCGCCCTTGCCCGGCACCACGTCCGCAAGGATCTGCTTGAGGCGCTTGCGCTCCGGGGTAGGCAACTTGCGGGAGATACCTGCGCTGCGCCCACCCGGGACGTAGACGAGGTAGCGGCCCGCGAGCGAAATCTGGGTACTCAACCGTGCACCCTTGTGCCCGATCGGATCCTTAGTCACCTGCACCAGTACTTGGTCGCCGGACTTCAGCGCATGCTCGATGCGGCGCGAACGCCCACCGAGGCCGGCAGACTTCCAATCCACCTCGCTGGCGTAGAGCACACCGTTGCGGCCCTGCCCGATGTCGATGAAGGCAGCTTCCATACTCGGCAGCACGTTTTGCACACGCCCCAGGTAGATGTTGCCAATCATCGAGGCCTGCGCATCGGAGGTGACAAAGTGCTCGACGAGCATGCCGTCTTCAAGCACACCAACCTGCGTGATCCGCCCCTGCCCGTCGTGGCGCTCCCGTTCACGCACGACCATGTGGCGCTCGACCGATTCGCGGCGCGCCAAGAACTCCGCCTGGCTCACAATGCGGGAGCGCTTGCGGTGTTCCTCGCGGCGCTCCGAGCGACGACGGCGCTGCGCCTCCAGACGAGACGACCCCTTGATCGCCACAGGCTCGTCGATCTCGCTGTGCGTATCGACGACACCCTCACCCGAATCCTCTACCTGGCCATCTTCGAGTGGCTCGTCTACCTGCTGCTTCTGTGAGGCGGTGTCCTCGGCCGGCTTCGCCTTGCGGGTGGCGCGGCGGCGTTCCGAACGCGTCGGTGCCTTAAACAGCGGCGCGTGAGTAGCGGGGATGCGATCCTCTTCCGGATCCTCCTGCGGCGCCGGGGTGATCTCGGGCTCGATATCGGTGAGCGGTTCCTCGGCCGGTTCCTCCGCTGGTTCTTCGGCAGGCTTCTCGGCCGGTTCTTCAGCCGTCTGCAGTTCCGCCTCGACCTTTTCTTCGATCTGGTGGATCTCGTTTTCCACGTCCTTGCGCACGCGGTTACGGATCTTCTCATCCGCCTCTTTATCGCGCTCAGGGTCGGATGTGGTGCTGGCCCCTGCCGCCAAGGCGTCGAG includes the following:
- the rplU gene encoding 50S ribosomal protein L21 — translated: MYAIVKTGGKQYKVAEGDLVKVEKLEGEAGDKVELTPVLLVDGANVTSGADALSKAKVSAEIVEQGKGKKVKILKYKNKTGYKVRQGHRQPLTTVKITGIK
- a CDS encoding translation initiation factor IF-2 N-terminal domain-containing protein, yielding MAKNKSNRFADFDRSALSEKTRVFNLAKMLDVPSKDLVVALADLGLVKVAQSTLTKAEADMLLDALAAGASTTSDPERDKEADEKIRNRVRKDVENEIHQIEEKVEAELQTAEEPAEKPAEEPAEEPAEEPLTDIEPEITPAPQEDPEEDRIPATHAPLFKAPTRSERRRATRKAKPAEDTASQKQQVDEPLEDGQVEDSGEGVVDTHSEIDEPVAIKGSSRLEAQRRRRSERREEHRKRSRIVSQAEFLARRESVERHMVVRERERHDGQGRITQVGVLEDGMLVEHFVTSDAQASMIGNIYLGRVQNVLPSMEAAFIDIGQGRNGVLYASEVDWKSAGLGGRSRRIEHALKSGDQVLVQVTKDPIGHKGARLSTQISLAGRYLVYVPGGRSAGISRKLPTPERKRLKQILADVVPGKGGAIIRTAAEGVSEEAIAADVNRLHNQWTSIQKRAEEEKNSKGAKPVTLYEEPNLLVKVVRDLFNEDFTSLIVDGRKPWNTVHAYVQSVAPDLLDRLEKFDRNAHDGKDAFEEYRVDEQISKALSRTVWLPSGGTLVIDRTEAMTVIDVNTGKFTGSGGSLEETVTSNNLEAAEEIVRQIRLRDIGGMIIIDFIDMILPENQDLVLRRLNEALGRDRTRHQVSEVTSLGLVQLTRKRLGTGLLETFSKPCECCDGRGVVLTEDPVEAEERKPERPARKSRESKQSQRKPQQKQPLDDDHMDELLDSIFSSDKSANGSAEEPTEESAGEEKPRQTRRRGRRGGSRGRGRSDAPQRDGQRDSATTPERGERSEKPAQPEKPTQTYEEAVEEFEASPRRKRRTRGNSRSDHRPRREDFEQESQAQQEQQVQQEEKTPKRSASRKSRSAEAGATVQVTTKTNRRGRRRVVRKSATSAPVRQHVAADPEDKPVKKETRRQAPAARRGRRRATRRGGGRGLE
- the obgE gene encoding GTPase ObgE gives rise to the protein MAQFVDRATLHLQAGDGGHGCVSVHREKFKPLGGPDGGNGGHGGDIILEVSTQVHTLLDFQYRPHVKAKRGGNGAGDWRNGARGEDLVLEVPVGTVVRSEEGEVLADLTVPGTRFIAAEGGFGGLGNAALATAKRKAPGFALKGEPGQALDLILELKSMADVGLVGFPSAGKSSLIAVLSAAKPKIADYPFTTLAPNLGVVNVGHDTFTIADVPGLIPGASQGKGLGLDFLRHIERTAVLAHIVDVATMEPGRDPISDIEALEHELDTYAEALDMDTGLGDLRERPRIVVLNKMDVPEAKELAEFLKDDVEEKFGWPIYMISTATREDLDELKWAMWEIVKKARKARPKPERTAEAEVIRPRAVGRSNRGGIEVTRDPMYPEGWLVTGEKAERWIRQTDFENDEAIGYLSDRLNKAGVEEMLRKLGAEEGDTVTIGEISFDWEPSIGGDPTLAGRGQDARLGGTDRVSSAERKRASQARRGLIDEYDYGTGEEADRERWQG
- the proB gene encoding glutamate 5-kinase, with the protein product MSDLRSQIASARRIVVKLGTSSLVDDTGQVSPAKIDRIVDAIEARIARGTDVVVVSSGAIAAGMVPLGLKTRPRDLATKQAAASVGQIHLAQVWGASFARYGRATGQVLLTQSDAGSRERARNAQRTLERLRQMGAVPIVNENDTVATSEMRFGDNDRLSAIVATLIAADALVLLSDVDALYDRNPAEPGAVRIDEVRTGKDLEAVQAGDGGVFGTGGMAAKVSAARLAARGGVPVLLTATENIDAALDHAQVGTVFHTRPGRKLSAWKFWALYAADAEGVLRLDEGAVEAVTRGGTSLLAVGITGIEGEFHAGDIVEILGPDSEAIGRGEVAYDAAELAGMLGRHSDELPEQQRRPVVHADYLSNYASRL
- the rpmA gene encoding 50S ribosomal protein L27, with protein sequence MATKKGASSSSNGRDSESKRLGVKRFGGQQVKAGEIIVRQRGTKFHPGDNVGRGGDDTLFALASGSVQFGIKRKRRIVNIIPADGQGVASEVLEQAEAAGVVEENTATA